tctgtggctctccaaatgctgctgaaccacagttcccataatccctgagcaCTGTCTGTGCTGCCTGGGATGGATGTGAAGGGCCTTGGCTTAGTGAGAATGGTAGTGGCAGTATAGACAAGCTCCCGTTTTGTTAAGACTGTAGCCTAGCTAGAGGATCCAATTTCTCCAAGGAACACACATCTTGTATTGCCACCAGATCTGCACCCTTGCTAAAAGGAAAGTCTCTCACAAGTTGCATTGAGtgcttgctgtttttatttttattattattattaggcaggcTTTTTTTCATACACAGGGTGGGTGTGGAAGCAAAAGAGGCTAGGATCATGGGGCTGATCAGGAGGACTGCATCTCTGCAAAGGTGAGTTGTGGGGCAGCACGAATGCACTAGAAGAGCTGCTCCACTGTCCCTTCACAGCCTTGGGCTAAGTCCACCCTTTGGGAGCTTTCAGACCCAGCCGTCATACTGATGCGTCATCTTGTCCCCAGATCCCTCTCTCCTGTCATCCACACTCGGAGGAAGCAGTCCCATTTTTAAGAAGCTTCAGTCAACATAACCTGGGAGGGTCTGTTCGGTTTGCTGTGGAAGGGAGGTGGGCTGTGCCTTATCCAGAGCTGTCCAAAATGTTGATCCCACCTGTTAGCAAAATATCTGCCCATCCCTAACAGGAGCAGTGAGAGTTAGGTTCTTATAGCAAAGGGTTGCAAATAAAGATCTCTTGAGACGTGATAGTGATGTGAACCAGAGGCAACCAATATGGTGTTTTCTAGACCTTGTTGGGATGTGACTcctatcattcttgaccattagccatgcctgatgggactgatggaagttttAGTCCCAACAAgagctggagagcaccatgttggctgccctgATGGAAGCACTAGTctgtgaaagcttatgccaccaTAAATTGGCATAATTGAGTTATATAGATAGAAGTGAGTGTggtttgacttataaagcctgaTGGCTAAAGACTGCTGAATATATGGTATATTTGCATATAAATATGTTAACAAAGAGTGGGGAAAGAGGTCCCTCCCACACTTTTAATGGTGCAGTATCAAAACCAAATGACTACTTTGTGTGTTgtaatatacagtgataccttggttctcaaacgccgaaaacctgaaagtaagtgttctggtgttagaacaatttttggaagccgaacatctgatgcggttgttggctattgtttctgggggaaCCTGTACCAATCAGAAGCAGagccttgattttcaaacattttggaagtcaaacagacttaaGGAAAGGATTACcgtaagtttggcgcttttgtttttgctatttattttgcgtttttgtttttgagccctttttggttaatttggtttgtgactgtgtggaacccagttcagctattgattggttgattgattgattgtgtgactacagaaatggacaaaagtcccccatccaaacaatgactagcGTCAATgcaggtaattttttttaaaaaaaatcatctacaATATGCcttacttattttatagtacagtaattgattattgctttcattttatggatcaatggtctcattagatagtaaaattcacatTAAATTGCTGTTGTAGGGGTTGTTTTTGaaggtctggaatggattgatccattttgcattaccttctatgggaaagtgcgcctttgGAACGCTTTCGTTTTGGAACCAACTTCCGGGACGGATtaagtttaagaaccaaggtaccactgtactcagctttgatcacagaattgtagaattgtaagggaccccaagggtcgtcCTAGTCAGCCTCCCTGCAATGCCACCAATGTGCTGTGGTGGGCTCAAAGTTGGAGTGGTGGCAGGGAGAGAGCCCACTTACAACATGGTGGGAGCAAAGCCCATAGGGGGACTGGAAAGCTGAGGCCCACTTTCTCTTCCAGAGTATGTTTGGAAAAACAGGTCAGTTGAAGAAGGGTTGCAGTCTGATTTTGAATAAACTAGTACATATTTAACAGTATATCTTAACCTTTCACTTTTGGTCAAAGGAAGTtcggtttctttttctttctgtgattTGAGGATAAAATGTCTGGTTCTGGATAAAGCAACAGGTCCCCCCCACCGCACCCCTCCCATCTTGTTTCTCCACATCTACATGACCTCTAGCCTTTTGACAGGTTGTGCTGCTCTCTCACGTATTTCAGGATGTCGTTCTTCACGGTGCCAATATTGGTCTTGTGTGCCCACCTCATCACAGGCTTCCCGTCCGGACCAACCAAAAACTTCTCGAAGTTCCACTTGATATCGTGGACCTTCATCGGTTCCCAAAAAAGTCTCTTGGGGTCACCAAAGCTTTCTAAAGGAGGCGGGCAGGAGTTCTgccagagagggaaagaaaaggatTGTTTACTTCTCTGTTGTTAGAAATGGAGGCCATTTGAGAGAGCGTGCTTTAAGAAGTTTAAAAACAGGCTTTTCATCATTGCTCTAGTGGTGTAGGGGAGATGTAGGCAACTGTGAACAGGAAGAGAGGAGCCTGAAATGTACTTCCTGGCAGCGACATTTGAGCCTAATAAAGGGCCAAACTACCCTATCCGCATGTGGATAATGATGCTGCAACCTGTTTTGTTCTTAAATGAATACCAGTCAGGAGGGAAGAAGGTGCTTAACCCCTCCTCACCAGCTGCTTTTCTGCTTGAAATTTCTTCCCCACCTCCAGCTGCTATTTTCTCTCTGCCATGTTCCACATAGGGGCTTGCCTGTCTAAAAACTTATAATTTTCTTGGCAGCCTCATCTAAGCATTTGCCTAAAGAGAACTTATTGGCTTGGATCCCCAGTTACACTTCCATTAATGGGAGAGCCATGATCTCTTCATGGGAGGGACCTGTGTCCATTGGATACCCACACTggcagaagagggagagaaagagaggcactTCTCACTGATTTCCCCTTATGGACCCCTGCTCCATCTCTTAAGCTCTTCCATAGGAGACCCCAGTCCTGATtataagaaccctgctggatcaggccaaaggcaatTCAGCatccttgttctcacagtggtcaaccattGGAGCAGATTTAGTAGGGGCACAAGGGGAAAGGAATAAATTGGTTAGAAATTGCCCCCCCCTTCTGTCAGTGGGAGCATCATCGGAGCGGAGTTCTGTTTGCGGAATCCTTGGCTCCAAGCTGTTTCCCTTAACATCTTCATGAGCCAGGATGAGAGGTGGTAGAGGTTCAATGGAGCCGATACAAACCTTCAAGAAGGTGTAGATTCTCTGTTCTTTATCCCCATTCACATCTCCTTTCTGAAAGAGCTGGAAATTTGGGACAAAACCTCCTCCAGGCCTGACGTATCTGAAATAGAAGGAGCAGGTTTAACCAGCTCTTTCACAGAGAAGTGGCAACAAGGAAAAGTCTCTGCTCTGTTCAGAGGACAGCCTCCTGGCCCCTGCTCAGAATCTATTAGACACAGTCCCTGCTGCCCAGCCGTAAATATCCTTCCCATTCCCTCCTCCCACGCAATCACTATTTCCAGGGAAGTGTAGGTAAGTTCCCTAGAGATTAAAGAGTCTGTTGCCTGCCCCCACCTTCTTGccagaaggagaagagaagagcaaATTATCAATACATGCATGTGAGTCTGCTGCTCTGGGGTACATGGTAGAGCCACAGGAGAAGGAGGTAGTGAGCAACTGTAAGCATTAAAGACAAGAGGCTTTCTAAATTAGCCTGTTGTGCAAGGAAGAGTTACCTGGCATAACCATCAAGTCATGCAGTAGGTGTACTCACCTCAGTCCTGGAAGGATTTCTGCGTTCGTGCCAGGTTCTTGTTTTCCAAATTGGTTGGATGGGAAACCTAGGACAACCAGTCCATGATTTCGCAGTTCATTCTGTAGTGCATTCAGTTCTGCAGAGCAAAATCCCAATTCAGACTCTAATTGAATTGCCACAGTCCCTGCACTCCACTGCAATTTCAACTACAACCTGTACCCCATTTGAGGATCACACTTCTGATGGTGACAGCTTACGCCACAATAAAAATGGTTAGCGTTTAAGGTGCCGGAAGAAGACTGTCTTGTCAATTTGGGTGCAACAGTCTTAACACAATCGGCTGTCCCTCTAGAAGTCACCTGGAGGACTTAGCTCAATAAAAGACTTGTCTCAAAGCATACTTGTGTGGCGGAGCCATCCTGAAATCAACAAGAGCCAGCATGGCATCTCTGAACATTGCGATGTGGAGATGAACCTCCAAGAATGGTCCATTTGGTCCACCATGCTGTTCTCACGgtcaccaaccagatgcctgtagaacTGGGCAAGCAGGGCCAATACACAATAGCACACTTCCCTCCTGATGCTTCTGGCAGCTAGTATTCAGAAggcagtgttgctgctgaccatcaagacagaacacagccatcatgactagtagctacttatagccttctcctccatgaatttgcccagtcctcttttaaagcatctaggttggtggcaatcactgcATAACGATGCGCTGCCTGAAGGAGtaatttatctgtcctgaatctcccaaggGAAAGGCAAATCTGCCTAAGTGTAGATATGCCTGGATTGAGCCTCAGAACCTGTGCTAAGGCCAGATCCCATCTGCTGCACGTGACACATTAATAAAGAGGAAAGTATCACAGAACAGAGATTATTTCCATCCCTCCCAAATAATCTTAGCTAGTCTTCATGCTTCTGGGCTCAAGAGACAGGTTTTCTCAGCGTCTGACATTGCTGGAAGTCTAGTGCCTCCCATGGAAGGTATCCACCACTAGGGCATGTGCTGCTAGGTAGGCTTCTCTTCCTAGCTGAGAATCTTACCAAGGTACTGCATTGTGAGTCCTCAGTAGGTGGCCACATTGACAAAGAGGACCATCCTCCCCGAGTACTGCTGGAATGGGATGTACTCGTCACCGTTTATGGTGAGAGCCCCATAGTCGTAGATTGTTCCTGCATTTGTGTTGTAGCAGTTCACCTGGAGGGAAACAAGAGAGAGACTTCCTGAAGAAGGATAAGGAGGTGAAAGAAGATACTCTGGAATGCAGATCTGCACCAGGGCTTTTCTAAGAGCTGCCTTGACAGCTCATATACATTTCCACAAGTGCACCCGGATGCCCATACGGTACCATAGAAGGAGATTGGACCACAAAAGGGACggggaacctcaggccaaatGTTCCATACTGGTCTTTTTACCTGGCCTTTGGGACTCTACAGACCTTGCTTCACCTTACCCtggagtgtttctgcctggctaaACTGTGCCCTAGAATCCTGAAAACAACTCCCAATTGCCTGGCTAGAGGGGGAtgtgtgagcatgtgcagaacgcagcctactgtgcaaagattGTATtcgttgctcctcccacttttggctcttgccctgctctcctctggcatgtggcctctggcaaattgcccagaagagaatgcagcCTGAAGTGGCCAGAGATTCCCTACCTCTAGAGTAGTATGAGAACCAGTCATCCCACACAGTCTAAATGGGTGGCAGTGAACTCCTCAGTGACTTCCAGCTTAGCTCTACAATACAAAATACTGCAGGGCTGACAACTGCAGCTCTGTCTGCAAGGACTCGGAAACATCAGGGCTGGCCCAGATATCCCCTGTGCATAGAGGAGTCTGCCTGCACCTGCCCCTTCCCAAGCTCAGCAAATGCACGGTCGGCAAGATGCGTGGCTCGGGTGCAAATGGCCAATGTGTGACCCAGTGTGCTGGGTGCTGGGAGAAGCTAAAGATTAGTGGTAGAACACCTGTTTTGCAGGTCCTGGGCTCACTTCCTGGCATCTCTGAGTAGGGCTGGGTAAAATCCTGGCCTGAAACACTCGAGAGCTGTGCTGCcagtcataggtgccaactccctggggccctgggtgcccgagcacccacaaaattctccatgaaggggccgggcacccacaaatttcagtgccagggccatgcacgctgcatgacAGCCACGGCTCTGGGCactcaagttggcactcctgccgcCAGTCAATACTGGTCTGGACTGATATAAAGCAACATCCTATGGCAGAGCAGTTTATAATTGGTGACTGAAGAAATGCCCCCACCACTTAGCTCTTGATGGTCACCTAGAAACACATGGTTACTAAGCTCTGAACTTCTGGTTCACTGCAGGAGAGAGGAAATCTATTTGCGTCAGAAGCCACAGATCAAGCACTGCTAAAGCCATTTTGAAGCCTGTTTGCTTTTCCAGTTTTCAGGGACAGGTGCTGGATGACAGAGATGGGCCCCCTTTACTGCAAGCCCACCCAGATTTGTTCCTGTTCGAAGTTTTGTTCCAAGTCAAATCCTGGATTACAGCCGTGGGATAGAGAAGGGGATTAGCACTTGTGTACGTCTTTTGGCTCTAAACAAACCAAAGGCACGTCGCACAAAAAATACTAACCGAAGACACAGGACAAGAGGAGTCAGTTTCTGAGACCAGTTATTAAGTAGCGGTAGAAGGTACAAGGGTAAAAATAGCATTGGCCAGCGAACCCACAAAAGATGGACAAACATTtcaaccattgtaaacagctgaAATACAGACCACGGGAATAAAAAGCTTGGAGAAGCACTGCCGTTTCCTTGGTTTTTAAAGATAGCCTTGGGAGGGCAGGGGTATATGTAAGCATTTGGCAAGCTGTTTCTCCATCAAATGCtgtggattgcaactcccatcggTCAGCACAGTAGATTGCTGTAACGGGGACAGGACAGGAACAGTCTTCCTAGGCTAGATGTATTTGTGACTGGGAGCAACAGGTTTGGAAgcccttctctttccttcccatAATAAAAGTGATGACGTCTTTGTACCTCTGCAGCACCATCCAATGTGTTTGCTCTCCcagaagccccactgaatccAATGCAGCTTGTCTCCTAGCAAGTATGCTTGGCGTGTGCCCCAATGGGCATCTTGTACAGCAGGCATGAGGAAACTTTGGCTCTGCAGTTGCTaatggactgcaacttccatttgCCTTGATACTGGccggggttgatgggagatgtagtccagcaacatctggagggccaaagtctccccaccctgcctcacAGCTGCTGTTCTGGAGAGAATGGAAACATacaattgtggagttggaagggatcccgagggtcatctagttcaactccctgcaatgctggGATATTTTGCTTGCggggcttgaacctacaaccctgagattaagagtctcgtgctctaccagctgagctgggaATGGTGATTTAATATTTTCACACCACTTGTTTTTGCACTTAGGTCATGCTTCCCCTCCATCTTTCTGTGACCCACACAAGTTGGTCTTGTGCATCTGTGCAGATATGAGCAGGAACGGCTCTAAATGGACCAGCAACAAAGTGGTTATTGTGCTTCCCTTTTTTAGGCAGATTACATGTGGCTTTCTTATTCATAAGAAGATGTCGCTGAGGttcctctcacatctctgccacACTATCTGCCTGTGCCAATAGCCCTGGGAGTAAACAAGTCACATGGGACCTATCCTATCTTGCCTAACCTTGTCCTTTGGACTGATGACATTGGTGTCATCACGAGTCATACACGAGTCACATCCATCTCCCGTGCTTTAGACAGCAGCTCCCCCTTTCCTTGGTCGAGATTAAAGTTCCATGCTACAGAGGATCTGCCTGATCTGCAGCACTATAGTTCCGGGTTCCTCTCCTGCCCTAGGAGGGATTCAGGAGGTGGGGGTGAGATGCGCACTGGGTCCTTTGCAACCATGGTATCATTTATCATCGCAGCTATCCTGTGAGGTTGATCTTCTGAGTTTCACAATAAGACAAATGGGTATTTATAGCCTTCCTGGCAAGAACAGAAGGATGTgagtaagaagagtcctgctggattggACAAAGGATCATGGCTCAGGGGCAGGACAGAgccagaaggtctctggttcaatccccggcatctccaggtagaataatattttttaaaataatattatttgtaccacctcatgagaagagaagaatccttgggaaagaccctgatgttgggaaagattgagggcactaggagaaggggacaacagaggacgagatggttggacagtgttctcgaagctacgaacatgagtttgaccaaactgcgggaggcagtgcaagacaggagtgcctggcgtgctatggtccgtggggtcacgaagagtcggacacgactaaacgactaaacaacaacaacaaccccacccatctgactgggttgggaatacacacacacatccctggaATTCTGGagctctgctgccagtcagagtagacaatactgagctagatggaccagtagtcgAACTCAGTATAAGGTTTATGCTCctctggcccatctagtccagcattctgtttttgtGGTGGGCAGCCTGCTGCCTTTGGGAATACAGTACCACAATTGGAACATGAACCTTCATAGCTCTCTCCTGTTCATGCCCcgcagcaactgctattcagatgCATTCCACCTCTGATACTGGACATCAGATATACGGTAGCTGTTGTAACTAGTAGTCGCTGATAGGGTCTTATCCTGTAAAGCCCTTGCCCAGCTGCATCCAGGTCAAAATTCACAAGATCATACTGAGATAACCATCCTGGAAAACGTGAAATTTCTGTTCAGAAACTAGCTTAACAAGACAGCCTGCCAGCTCACATGCCTGGGAAGAAGGGGGACAGCATAGGGTCAGGCTGATCTTAAAATGTGCTCCATTCCTTTCACCACTTGATAAGAAGCAGCGAGTATACATGACGAAAAGAAGCACTTCCCTTTGTACTCTGACAATGCACACAACAATATAGGCTCAAATACATACCCTGATCTAGATGCACAGTTTCAAAGGCATTGCGGGAGAAGAGCTGAACATAAACTGGGATCTGCCACTCTGCTCATAATTTTGGGGTATGGAATCTCTGGTCCCTACGCAGGCCAGATCTGGTTGGTTCCCACTGGTTGCAGATTCATAAGGGGTGCTTGATTGTGCAGAGAGTATTATGTTATATAAATCACTAGGCAGCTGTTGCTTGTCCTCACCAAACCCAGCTGTCAGATACTGCATGGTTTAAAACCAGAATACTAGAGCTGTCAGATCCCAGGTTATCTTCCTGTTTGAGCACCCATTGAATGGTACTGCAATATCTTACCTTCTGTTCCTCCTGTCCCAGATTTGGCTGAATTAAGCCGGCTAAGAGCAAGGGCAAAATCCACGTGTCCTTACGTCTGCCCCTCATGGTTGTGGCAGCCACGGGGGCAAGAGGGGGGTAAACACCCTCCCTTTGCCTCCCCAGAGGGCTACTGCTTGCTGCAGGTGTGTCTCTGTCTGCCACTCAAACACGTTAGCACCTTCCAGCAAAAATGCTGTGATAAATAGGGTGAGGCAGAACGCTTCTGGCCAATCATGGAACAGCAAGGACTTGTGGGCTGCTCCTGCAAATATTAACCATGTAGTCTCTGAACTCGAGCATTCCTCACAGATTGGTGTGCTTTAGGGGTGAGTTCACGTAAAATCCATCTTAGAGAGAATGTCAGTGACCAGAATTTGGACTAGAGAGAAGATTCAAGAAGATAACATGTCCCCTGTTatctgctgggaattatagctctgcgaCACACAAACCGCAGCTCCCGGGATAATTTGGGATGCACATAAATAAAGCTCTTAGGCTAAAATTCTATATCCACTTATGTGGAACTGGCCTTGAACTCAGTAGAATTTCCTTATGAGTAGGTATGAACAGGCCAGTTAATATCTCTGTAAGTTCTTTTCTGCATTTAATTTCATTCTGGCTGACCTCCCTGCTCACAATTCATCTGAAGGTTTTGAAGATTTTGTATACTGTTCTCTTCCTAATATTGCTATTTGCAATATGATCGATTCAAAATGGTATGAATGAAGATGAATGAACAGATTTTGTGAATCGCTGTGAGCTCCTTGCAAAGGATACCAAATAGAAAAGCCCGCTGATGGCTATCTGAAATAAACAAGAACTTAAAAGTGTGACATGGCAAAGCAACATTTCTTGGAAGAAGACAGGGTGGTTGTGCCCATTTGCCTAGAAGCAGCCCAAGGTGGGACTGGAACATGATGGGAAAGGCCTTGCAATCTTGGtaaagctcagttggttagagtgtggtgctgataacgccaaggttgcaggtttgatccccgtatgcgacagctgtatattcctgcattgcagagggttggactcgatgatcctcagggtcccttccaactctgcaattctatgactctatgaattgaaagaAGTCTCTACAGCTGACACGTCATTCTAAAAGACTGAGCAGAGACAATAAGAACTTGGGCTCGGGAGCATGCAGGCAGCCAATGTTACTGGAATAGAATTGGTGTGATACGATCTTTTCACCTCGGTCCTGTCAACAGTTGGGCAGCCAAGTTCCACACTAATTGAAGCTCCCATACAGTTTGAACAATCAGCTTGACATAATAGTCCAGTCTTGAAaatccagcacagattgctgcaGCCAAGATATCCCTGTTCAAATAATTGATATGTTCAGCTTAGATAGTAGTTGGGCCACCCAGCAGCATAAGCTAGGTTAAAGGCACGCTGTTCTACTGAGGCAACCTGTGCCTTAAGCTTACCCTCTAGCAGTCCCTATAGGGCTGGGGCAACCCCAGAATAATGTCTAAAGCAGTCACAGCTTCTGTCTTGatcctggggcatagctgccaagttatccctttttttcagggattttccattatgctgaataggcttcctcgcgagaaaagggaaaacttggcagctatgtcctgggGTGCCCCAATTTCTCCCGGGCCAGCAGACAGGGGCTGCGGAAAGCAACTTCTGGGgtacagcagcaacagcattaggagggaggcatgagggctccttctcaaagcctaccTAGCATTTACTAGGCTTTGGGGGAGAAATGGCAgcctgcgctctctctctctctctctctctctctctctctctctctctctctctctctctctcacacacacacacacacacacacacacacaacactgcaCAGGAAAACCGAGCCCTTAACCTGTGGTGGCATATTATCagtatcagtgctttttttcctgaggggacgcagggggacgcatacccctaaacattttgtgaatctaaatttggcctcattgaggggcagtatttcaatatgagtaggaaatatgagagtacccttaaacatttttctaaaagaaaaaaagcactgatcagtatggtgtgtttctttgttttttgttccccccccccttatattaTTAGCCATAAAAAAACAGACACTGCCTTGGCCTGTGGGTCAATGGAAGAGAGGTTAATTGCAGAGTAAATGGACACAGCAGATGGACTAGATTTCAGCAAAGTGTAATTTGGTGGGGCAACTCGACCAGTAGCTTTTGATAGGAGAATATCATATCAAAAGGTTGTAAGTTTGCTGTGTTGGGGCTTAACCTTTAAGGTCCTGAACACAAGCTTGGCATCCAAATACATAAAGAAGTGCCACTTTCCAGACCCCTTTCCTCGTGACTTAAGGTGTTGTCAAGTGTTGCCAGGGGTTGTGGTGGTGCATTTTTAGTAGAATGGAAGGAGGAACTGGTGATAGTAGTCTGGTGACTGAGAGGGAGATACACAATTCCACATCGGATTCTTTGTTCTTTTGAATAGAGAGGGGGCAATTCTGAGCTTGCCAACTTTGGTAGCAGTGGGGAACTTGTGTGCATCTTAAGTCCTGCATACAATTGTGTAATGTACATACCGCTCAACCGTCCTGACTTAAGTGAGacatcccggaattacagaagccattccgaGTTCTGAttagatcccagaatgtcctgtttttggGTCCAGTGCTCTGGCATGAGTCAGCTGGCTTGTGCCAGAGACCTGGACGAAAAGGAGCCCGTTTTTTTGGTCTCAATCTCTGGTGCAAGTCAGCTTGCTCCTGCGAGAgcttgggacaaaaaaaaaactagCATCATAATTTGGCTCACCTGGATGCTAGAGGGTATGAATGTGTTCCATGGTGTGCCAAGTAGTGATTGTGTGTGTGGTCTCCACAAGAATTTTTCAAGTTTCCAAACATGCCAAATTTCATATTAATTCATTACAGATTGCCACTGATCACAGCTAGTTAACAGGTGTTGAAAATTGACACAGTGGTCCAATTTTCAAACAGGCATATTGTATATTTCTTTCTGCCTTTTGTGAAAACTACCAAGAGACTTTATTCGGGGTGTGTTTTTCAAGGAAGGCAATTGTGCCTTAGTTTGATGGAGTTCTGAGCAGTGATTCaaaagctctccaggttttcatacCCAATTAAAGTCAACTAACAGTGACAGCATATACATAGGTCAAATGGTGAAGCAAGAGTTTTGATAAGGTCCACAATGTTTGCAGAGAACCACCTTGTAGATGCTGTGAGCAatgctgaaatatatatatatatatgaaatataaCCATGTTGTGCAGAGCCTCGATGAATTTGAAGACTTGCAAAACTCATTTAGGCAAATGGGGCCTAATTCTAgatttatccccacccccaccccccctgctgAGTTCTTTGCAAGTAACAacaagactaaggaggaggaggaggaacctgaTTGGTCGTATTGGCCTCTGAACTGGTTGTAAATAAAAAGTAAGGCAGATGGGGCTTTCTGGGGGCAGACTGAGGTGGGCAGGGCCCCATTAGCAGGAAAGGGTTGTCCTCCCCTGCTCTCTACGCAGATGTTTTCTAGATAAG
Above is a window of Zootoca vivipara chromosome 2, rZooViv1.1, whole genome shotgun sequence DNA encoding:
- the GPX3 gene encoding glutathione peroxidase 3, with translation MRGRRKDTWILPLLLAGLIQPNLGQEEQKVNCYNTNAGTIYDYGALTINGDEYIPFQQYSGRMVLFVNVATYUGLTMQYLELNALQNELRNHGLVVLGFPSNQFGKQEPGTNAEILPGLRYVRPGGGFVPNFQLFQKGDVNGDKEQRIYTFLKNSCPPPLESFGDPKRLFWEPMKVHDIKWNFEKFLVGPDGKPVMRWAHKTNIGTVKNDILKYVREQHNLSKG